TTGTTCATCGACACGTACTCGGCCAACTCATCGATCCAGCGGCCGATCGGGCGCGCGCCCGGCTCCAGCAACATCAGCCACTCGCCACGCGCCGAGCCCACCACATCGGCGAGATCCCAATCCCGGCAGAAACGGCATCCGGCGGCATCGGCCACGTCGGACGAACCGTCCTTCGAGCCGTGATCGAGGATGATCACATCGCTGACCAGGCCTTCCACGGCGCCTGCCACCAACACGGCAAGCGTCTGCGCCAGTTCGGCCTCGTTGTCGCGGGTTTCCATGATGATCGTGAGCATTGTTTCTCGTAACGCATCGGCACGGCAATTGCTACATCCGGGACACGGCCCGCAGCGGCGCCTTGATCGGCAAATTCGAAAATCCATTTTTTGTTCTTGAATTGTTCCTCAATTCGCGATACGAAAATAATCAGAACAAAACGGGATCAAATATCTGATTCCGGGGAGATTCCAATGACCGAGCTGTCTCAGATCAGGCAGGGTGCGCTTGCGCCCGCCAATACGGCAGATGTGGCCGAAGCGATGATGAGTGCAACGGGCCTGCGGATCGATATCGATCGCCGTCGCGGGCGCGGCGCCGGGATCAACATGTCCGGCCGCTTCGAACCGCGCAGCCGCGAGACGTTCGACGACGGCTGGGAAAGCCTGGAGGATCTGCCGCCCTTCAAGACCGAAGTTCAGGTAGAGAAGCCGCGCACGGTGATCACCAGGAACGAGTCTCCCGATATCTCCTTTGACCGCTCGATCAATCCCTATCGTGGCTGCGAGCATGGCTGCATCTATTGTTTCGCGCGGCCCACGCACGCCTATATGGGCCTCTCGGCCGGCCTCGATTTCGAGGCGAAGCTGTTTGCCAAGCCGGACGCACCGCGGCTTCTGGAGCGCGAACTGGCGCGGCAGGACTACAAGGTTAGGCCGATTGCCATCGGCACCAACACCGACCCCTATCAGCCGATCGAGAAGGAGTGGCGCATCATGCGCCAGATCCTCGAGGTGCTGCGGGACGCCAACCATCCGGTCATGATCGTCACCAAATCGGCGATGGTCACGCGAGACATCGATATCCTGGCACCGATGGCGGAAAAGGGCTTGGTGCGCGTGGGCGTCTCCGTCACGACGCTCGACCGGAAGTTGGCCCGCACGATGGAGCCGCGGGCCTCGACCCCGAGCAAGCGGCTGGAGGCGATCCGCATGCTTGCCGAAGCAGGAATCCCGGCCGGCGTTCTCGTTTCGCCGATCATTCCGGCGCTGAACGACCACGAGATCGAGCGCGTGCTCGAAGGCGCAAGGACGGCCGGAGCAACCGAAGCAAGCTATGTGCTGCTGCGGCTGCCGCTCGAGGTCAGCCCGCTTTTTCGCGACTGGCTGCTGCGCAATTATCCGGACCGCTACCGGCACGTCATGTCCCTCATCCGCTCCATGCGGGGCGGCAAGGACTATGACGCCGAGTTCGGCAAGCGCATGAAGGGCGCCGGCCCCTATGCGTGGCAGATCGGCCGCCGCTTCGACCTGGCGGTCAAGCGTCTCGGCTTCAACCCGACGCGCCGGCAGCTGCGGGACGATCTCTTCGTGCCGCCGCTCGGAACGGGGGTGCAGCTCTCGCTTCTTTGACGGCCTTCCGATGTCTCGGTAGCCGTCCCGCAATTCATAATCGGCGTACGGCGAGAGATGATCGCCCTGTCCGCCAGGCAAGCCCGATGGCGGGCGCCTGAGACCACATAGCAGTTCCGGTGCCCCCTTACCCGCCGTGGGCCCCGGTGATCCCCCGTCCGCCGCCGCACTCGGACCTGGGGGCTTGAAGAGAATCGGTCGATCATGCGATCTAGACTTATGTCTCGCAGATCGTCCGATTCTCCCCTTTTTCCCGATATCATCGTAGCGCCCGATTTCAGTTTCGAGCTTTCGGCCAAGGGCGATGGGTTCTGGCCGGTCGCCGGAGCGGATGAGGCCGGTCGTGGGCCGCTCGCGGGACCGGTGGTTGCCGCCGCCGTCATTCTCGATCCGGACGCCATTCCCGCAGGACTCGACGACAGCAAGAAGCTGACGGCCCAGGCGCGCGAAAAACTGTTCGAAGAAATCCTCGCCACATCCGAAGTGTCGATCGCCTCGGCGTCGGCCGGCACGATCGACGCCACCGACATCCGCAAGGCAAGCCTCGAAGCGATGCGGTGGGCCGTTGCCGGCCTGCCCTCGAACGCGCGCTTCGTGCTCGTCGACGGCCGTGACGTACCGCCCGGCCTCTCCTGCCACGCCAAGGCTGTGGTCAAGGGCGATGCGCGGTCGCTGTCGATCGCCGCTGCTTCGATCGTCGCCAAGGTTACCCGCGACCGCATGATGGCCCGTGCCGACCTTGCGCATCCCGGCTACGGCTTTGCACTCCATGCCGGCTATGCGACGGTGACCCACCGTCGCGCCATTGAGACCCACGGCCCCTGCCCGCTGCACCGCATGAGCTTCCGGCCACTGCGCCAGGACGACTAACCGGCGCGCAACCGCGTCGCGAGCGCCACGCAGGCGCTTCCGGTTTCGGTTCCGACATATCTCGCCAACAGCTTTTCTCGCGTCAGAAGCAATCCGGCGGCGCGCATGCTGCCGTGCGCCACCTTTGGCCTTGAACACTGGCACTACTTCGCTTCGGCAGCTGAAGGCGAGACGCCTGCGTAAATCCTGGCGGAGCTTGGCGCCTCATCCTTCGGGCCAATGCAGCCTCTACAGACAGGCATAAAAAAAGCCCCGCACGATGCGGGGCTTTTTCAATCGGAATGTCCGAACCTTAGTTCAGGCGCGCCTTGACGTCACCAAGCGCCTTCTTGAACAGATCGTTCTGGGCGCCGGCGTCGGCCTTGGCGGCAACGACCTTCTCGGCAGCGGCAATCGCGAGATCGACGGCAGCGGAACGAACCGCGTTGATCGCATCGCTTTCGGCCTGCTTGATCTTCTGTTCCGAAAGAGCCGTGCGACGAGCGACGTATTCCTCGGTCTTCTGCTTGGCTTCCGCGGTCAGCATTTCGGCTTCGCGCTGGGCAGCAGCGACGATGCCGGCAGCTTCCGCTTCCGCATCCTTGCGCTTGCGCTGGTACTCAGCGACGAGGCCCTGAGCTTCTTCGCGCAGGCGCTTGGCTTCGGTCAACTCGTTGCCGATCTTTTCGGCGCGGGCGTCGAGCGCCTTGCCGACCATGCCTGGAACCTTGAGATAGGCAATCAGGACGAAGAACAGGATCAGGCCAACGAAGGCATAGAAAGTTGCATCAAGATGCATAGTTCAGTGCTCCTCAGTTGCCACCCGATGCCTTGACGGCAGCGGTGATCTCGGCCTTGGTGACGGTTCCGCCGATCAGCTGCTTGACGACAGCCGTTGCGGTTTCCTCGGCGATGGCGCCGACGTCGGCCAGTGCCTTTGCCTTGATGTCGGCGATGCGGTCTTCTGCAGCCGAGATCTTCTTGGCAAGGTCGGCTTCGACGGCGGTGCGGTCAGCATTGGCCTTGGCCTTTGCGGATTCGCGGGCGTCGTCGGCGATCTTGTGACCCTTGGACTTGGCGGTTGCCAGGTCCTGCTCGTAGGAAGCGATGGCAGCGTCGGCTTCGCCCTTGAGGCGGGACGCTTCATCGAGATCCTGAGCGATCCGATCGTGACGGGTTTCCAGAATTCCGCCGATCCGCGGAATGATGACCTTCGACATCAGGAGATAGAAGAGGCCGAACGTGATCGCGAGCCAAAGCAGCTGCGATGCGAAATGGGTCGTATCGAAGGGCGGGAACACGCCGGAGCCAGCCTCGCCTTCGTGAGCCACACCCGTTTCGGTGTGCACCTCACCGGCCGCAGCGGCATCGTGTGCTTCGGCGCCTTCAGTGGTGGTTGACTGGGCATAAGCCGCGGTCACAAACATGCTCACCTCCAGGTGCACTCAAGAATATGCGCGGCCGCGACCTTTTGACGGGTCGCGGCCGAAACTCCAGCCGATATTAGACGGCGAAGAGGAGGAGCAGGGCTACGAGCAGCGAGAAGATGCCCAGAGCTTCCGTAACGGCGAAGCCGAATACGAGGCGGCCGAACTGGCCGTCAGCAGCCGACGGGTTACGCAGCGCGCCAGAGAGGTAGCTGCCGAAGATGTTGCCGAGGCCGAGAGCCGTGCCGGCCATGCCGAGGCAAGCGAGACCTGCGCCGATGTACTTTGCTGCTTCCGCTTCCATGTGTGAACTCCTTCGAATGGTGTTGCGGCTTAGGATTGCGCTTCCGACGGAGGACCGGCCGGAAGCAAGCGACTGTTATTCCTTAGTGGCTTCCGGGATGGACAGCGTCGTTGAGGTACATGCAAGTCAGTACCGCGAAGACATAGGCCTGGAGGAAGCAGACGAGGAACTCAAGACCGGTAATGGCGACGGTCATGATGAGCGGCAGGATGGCGCCACCGATGCCGACTGCGCCGAGGGCGCTGAGCGAGGTGACGAAGCCTGCGAAGACCTTCAGCGTGATGTGGCCGGCCAGCATGTTGGCGAAAAGACGGACCGAAAGGCTGATGGGACGGGAAAGGAACGAGATGACTTCGATCGCGACGACGAGCGGCAAAAGCACGCCAGGAACGCCATGCGGCACGAAGAGCTTCAGGAAGCCGAGACCGTGCTTGTAGAAGCCGTAGAGAATGACGGTACCGATAACGAACAGCGCCAGAGCGAAAGTGACGATGATCTGGCTGGTGACCGTGAAGAAGTAGGGCATCATGCCGAGCAGGTTCGCCGTCAGGATGAACATGAACAGCGAGAACACCATCGGGAAGAACTTCATGCCACCGCTGCCGGCGCCTTCGCGCAGCATCGAGGCGATGAATTCGTAGGACATTTCCGAGACCGACTGCATGCGGGTCGGGATAAGACCGCGCTGCGACGTCGTCAGATAAAGAAAGCCTGCGGCAACACCTACGGTCGCAACCATGAACAGCGACGCATTGGTGAAGGAAAAGTCCATTCCGCCAATTTCGATCGGGACAATCTTATTGACCAGGAACTGGTGGGTCGGATCGTTTGACACCGCGCTTCTCTTTCGTTCTACCCGCCCGGAAGCGGAAACCGTTTTCTTCGGGGCAACGCCTCAGCGGGCGTCGCCGTCCTTCTTGTCATTCCCAGAACCGCCTCTTCCGGCTTCCGGTGTCGCCACCATACCGGCCGAGCGCAGCACATTCAGCACGCCAGCGCAGAAGCCGAGAAGCAGGAAGATAATCAATCCCCACGGCCCTGTACCCGCAAAGTGGTCCAAAAGATAGCCCAGAAACGCCCCGACAACGATGCCGGCGATGAACTCGCTCGAGAGCTTCATCGCCGCCGCATAGCCTTTACGGCTTTCGGCGGCTCTGGCTTCCGCTGCATCAGGCGTATTGGGCCTCTTGGACTCAATCTTTTCGCCGAGCTGCTTCAGCCGCGCTTCCAGACTTTCTTCAGGTTTCTCCGCCACGTGGCTACTCCCTTGTCGTCCTTATCGGGTCTCAGACCGCGATTTCGGTCACACAATAGGCCTTCGCACAAGCCACGTTTCGGCCCCATTTGAAGTCGCGCGCAACATAGTTTTAGGCACCCGCATAGTCAAGGCGTGCGGGCCGCTTGATCGTGGACAATTTTTTCCATTAAATTCAATGGGTTAAGCACGCATTCATCGATCTGCAGCAAGGTCGCGGCAGGATTCCGGCCAGAGACCGGCGGGAATCTCCCCTTCTGCGTGCGCGCAGGAAAGACGGCGGAATCGCGTCAGGCGCCGATCAGCTCCAGCCGCCGCCATAGGTGCGGTAGAAGATATGCATGCCGATCTTGCCGACCCGCTTCATCGTCTTCGCCCACGGCGGATTGACGTAGGTCGCATGGTAATGGGTGGCTGAGCCCACTTCCGGCAGCCAGATCTTGCCGGCGGTGACGGCCATCGCAACTTCCTTGGCCGTCTTCCAGTGCGAGCGGGAATAGATAAGGTCGCGGATCATGTCGCAGGCGAAGGAAAACTGGCAACGGTTGCGCCAGGCCTTATTCTGGTAAACGACGCCGCAGATGGTCTTCGGATAGGTGGGATTGCGCACGCGATTGAGAATCACCTGCGCGACGGCGGCCTGGCCTTTGAGCGGCTCGCTGCGGGCTTCGAAGTAGATGCCTTCGGCCAGACAGGTCTGCTCTTCCTTGCTGAAAACCGAGCCCGGCAATGCGGTGGCGGCCCAGGCGTGGTCGTCCGGCGCGATCTCCGGAATGAAGCGACCGGCGTTCTTGTCTTCGCGCAGAATCGAATCGAAGGGCGATTCACGCGCATAGTCCGGCTCGGGCCGGACGTAAGCAGTCGCAAGAATGTCGGAGCGATCGTTCGTAACGAGCTTGGCCAGCATCGGCGAGACGCCGGGCTCCGCCTTTGGCGGCGTCTTCCGGTAGAAGGCGGTGGCGATCTCGATCTCCTTGCCCTTGATGCGGGACTTGGCGAAGACCATCTTCTCCCCCTCCCCCAGGCTTGGCTCCATCAGGGAGCTGGTGCGCTGCAGGATGGAGCCGGCGGAGAAATCCTTGGGCGGCGTTACCGGGGTCACGGCGACGACACGGCCCTTCTTGGCCTGACGGTTGACGCGGTCCTCGTCGGGCGTGCCCGCATGCTTGGTTTCCGCGGTCAGCGCGACGCGGCTGCCATCGGGCATGGTGATGCCGGCGCCGCCGTCGAGCGCGCCCGTGGTGACCGGATCGGCAAACACCATTTCGGCTTCATGGATCGAACCGGCAGGCGACGCGGTCATATACATGCGCCAGCGCTCGCCGCCCCGGTTGATGCCGGACAGGAAGGTCGCAAGGTCGGCATAGGCAGCAGCCGAGGGAAAGCCCAGATACAGTGCAAGGCCGATGATCGCGGGCGCCATCCAGGCAGACGGGCTCAGGCGAGACTTTAGATGCAGGTTCCGACTCTTACGCACCAACCGACTCCACGCAACGCTATCAGGCGGCACGGCTTCGCCCGCGCCGGCTATGCGCCAGCGTCGAGAATTCCGCGCGGGAAGATTAGACAATCAAGCAGCCGGACACTTCGCCGGGACCGCTCCGTTCGTGCTTTGAAAATGAAGCATTAACCTTGATGTTTGGTTAATGCGCGATCGCTGAAAGGCGGATGCCCATAACGCGACGAAGCCGCCCTCCGGTCGGAAGGCGGCTTCTTCTGTTGCAGATCAGCGCTTCTCGCGATCAGCCGAGAACGGCCGAGCGTCAGATGATTACGTGCGATCCGAGTTCGACCACGCGGTTGGTCGGCAGGCGGAAGTAGTCCGACGGATCGATTGCCGCATTCGCAAGCGCGATGAACAACCGGTCCTGCCAGTGCGGCATGCCGCTCTCGGCATCGGGCACGAGCTTGCGGCGGCCGAGATAGAAGGACGTTGACATGATGTCGAACTTCAGGCCCGACTTGCGGAACAGGCCGAGTGCCTGCGAGACGTTCTGCGTTTCCATGAAGCCGAAGCGCATTTCGAGCAATGTGAAGCGGTCCGACAACGGCTGCATGCTCACCCGCTCCGACTTCGGCACCTTCGGCGTATTGGCCGTGCGGATCGTCAGAATGAAGTTCTGATTGTGCAGCACGTGGTTGTGCTTGATGTTGTGGAGCAGTGCGGCCGGCGTCGATTCCGGATCGCTCGTCAGGAACACGGCGGTTCCGGGCACGGCCACCGGCGCATGTTCGCTCTTGCGTTCGATCGACTTGATGAAGCTTGCCAGCGGAATGTCGATATGGCGCGTCTTGGCGTGCAGGATCTGTGTGCCGCGCCGCCAGGTCCACATGATGATAATGAAGGTGGCGGCGATCAGCACCGGAACGTAGCCGCCGTCGTGGATCTTCAGCATGTTGGCGCCGAGGAAGATGAACTCCAGCGCAAAGAGCGGCAGCAGCACCGCGGCGGCCGCGAGCGCCGACCAGTTCCAGCGCATACGCAGGAACTCGAAGGAAAGCACGGTCGTCACCACCATCGCGCCGGTGACCGAGATGCCGTAGGCGGTCGCGAGCGATTCGGACGAACCGAAGACGAAGACCAGAGCCATGACGCCGAACATCAGCAGCGTGTTGACGTTGGGCAGGTAGATTTGGCCCGTATGGGTTTCCGACGTATGGAAGATCGCCATGCGCGGCAGGAAGCCGAGGTGGATCGCCTGGCGCGTCAGTGAGAAGGCGCCGGTTATCACCGCCTGGCTGGCGATGATGGTTGCCGCCGTCGCCAGAATGACCACCGGCAGCAGCGCCCATTTCGGGAACATCAGGAAGAACGGATCCGACATCGCCTCCGGGTTCTTCAGGACGAAGGCGCCCTGGCCGAGATAGTTGAGGGTCAACGCCGGAAAGACGATCAGGAACCAGGCCCACTGGATCGGCCGACGGCCGAAATGGCCAAGGTCGGCGTAGAGCGCCTCGGCACCCGTCACCGTCAGGAAGACGGCGCCGAGCACGATGATGCCGACATAGCCTTCGCTGAGCATGAAGCTCACGGCGTAATAGGGATTGAAGGCCTTGAAGATCGACAGGTCGTCGGCGATGTGCACGAAGCCGATGCCGCCCATTACCAGGAACCAGACGAGCGTGATCGGACCGAAGAAATTCGAGACCGCCGCCGTTCCCTTGGATTGCACCGCAAAAAGCATGAGCAGGATGACCACCGCGATCGGTACGACATATTCCGACAGCGCCGGCGTCACCAGCTTCAGGCCTTCGACCGCCGAAAGAACGGAGAGCGCCGGTGTGATCATCGCGTCGCCGATAAAGAGCGCGGCCCCGGCGATGCCCATGAAGAAGAGAATGGACGCGTGGCCGTTGGCGGACTTCATCAACAGGGCCAGCAGCGACAGCGTGCCGCCCTCGCCTTGGTTGTCGGCGCGCAGAAGGAACAGCACGTATTTGATCGTGACGATGATCGTCAGCGTCCAGATCATCAGCGAGATCAGGCCGATAATCTCCGCATCGGTCACACCGTCATGGGAGACCGGGCGCAACGCTTCGCGAAAGGCATAGAGCGGGCTGGTGCCGATGTCGCCATAGACCACACCGATCGAACCAAGCCCGAGGACCAGCAGGCGGCGCAGGTCCTTCGGCTCTTGAGTGGAAGGGGCATGCGATTGGGTCATGCAAACCTACTGGCGTTCAAAGCCAGCCTTTCCAGCGGAAAAAGAAAAAGGGGATCACGGCCGATATCACCATCGCCGCGATCGCCCAGGGATAACCGAATTGCCATTCCAGTTCGGGCATGACGCGGAAGTTCATGCCATAGACCGAAGCGACCAGCGTCGGTGGCAGGAGCACGACCGACGCGATCGAGAAAATCTTGATGATGGCGTTCTGCTCGACATTGATCAGGCCGAGCGATGCATCGAGCAGGAAGGTAATGTTGCCGGAAATGAAACCGGCATGTTCGGACAGCGATTGGATGTCGCGCGAAATCGAGCGGCAGAGTTCGCGCGTTTCCTTGTCGTCCTGCACCTGCGGGACCGTGTAAACGAATGTCAGCAGGCGCGAGAGCGAGGCAAGGCTGTCGCGGGTCTTGGCGACCAGGCGATGATGCCCGGCGACGTCGCGCAGGCGCGCCTCGAGAAAATGCGGCGGGCGGCGCTTGCCCGCCGCCTTGTCGCCGAAGACGGCGATCGACAGATCGTCGATCTTGGTCACAGCCTCTTCGAGAATTTCGGCGGTCCGGTCGGCGATCGTTTCCAGGAGCCGGGTCAGAACCACCGCACCGTCGCGGCAGTTTCCGGGGAAGCGGTGCATCGACGCCTTGAAGAGCGCAAAGGACCGGGGTTCGGCATAGCGGATGGTGACGAGCCGGCTACCCGCCAGGATAAAGCCGACGTCGGTCAGGCCGGGTATCTCCGTCTCCGACCGAAACACCAGCGACGCCGTCATGAACACGGCGCTCTCCTCGACATAGAGACGGCTCGAAGGCTCGATGTCTTTGAGGTCGTCGCGCGTCGGGATGGAGATGCCGAGCAGCTTTTCCATCATCAGGTCTTCGGCCTTGCTCGGCTCGAGCAGATCCACCCAGATGACGTCCGGGCGCAAGCTCTCGGGCGGGTCGGCGGGCGTCAGGACGACGGCCGTTCCATCGGCGCAATAGCCGGTGATCATGCGAGCATCCTCGTCATGCCAACCTTGGGGTCGAATGGAAGAGGCGAAAGGTCGTGCGCCACAAAATACCCACAATAGAGATCCATCGGATGGAACGTTCCGCCAGTCAGGACGAAGTCTTCAACTCAGTCATCGCGAGAGGCCAAGATCTCGGGCGAGAGGGCGTCAAGTTGGGCACCTTCGCAAGTGCGGCAAGGCATATGGCGCAACGCAAACGCAAAATCAATGCCCTCTTGCAATCCAGCACGCGGGCATGCGCCGCCAGTTCGGCGCCACCCTATCCCATGTTCGCCTAAATCAAAATCGAATCAAGGGCAAAACTACGCCGGGCGAAGAGCCAAAGTTCCCGTGGGCAACTTCACTCGAACACGATGTTCGGCGCGGCGCGGCTCTTGTCCTGCTGCATGGCAGATACCTGCTCCCAGACCTTGGTCGCGATATCGCGATAGACGCGCGCGACCTCGCCGGCCGGATCGGAGGCAACCAGCGGCGTTCCCGCATCCGACGTTTCGCGAATCCCCATTGTCAGCGGCACTTCGCCGAGGAAGGGCACGCCGATGCGTTCTGCCTCCTCGCGGGCGCCGCCGTGACCGAAGATGTCATAGCGATTTCCGGTGTCGGGCGCGATGAAGTAGCTCATGTTCTCAACAATGCCGAGCACCGGGACTTCCACCTTGCGGAACATGGCGAGGCCCTTGCGGGCATCGATCAGCGCCAGGTCCTGCGGCGTCGAGACGATGACGGCACCGGCCAGCGGCACCTGCTGGGCCATGGTGAGCTGGGCATCGCCCGTGCCCGGCGGCATGTCGACGACGAGAACATCGAGATCACCCCAGGCAACTTCGCGCAACATTTGCAGCAGCGCCGACTGGATCATCGGTCCGCGCCAGATCATAGCCACTTCCTCATCGACGAGGAAACCCATGGACATGACCTTGAGACCGTAATTTTCCATCGGGCGGATGAGCCGGCCCTCGATCTGCTGCGGCCGGCCGGATATCTTCAGGAGCCGCGGCATCGAGGGGCCGTAGATGTCGGCGTCAAGCAAGCCGACCTTCAGGCCGTTTGCCTTGAGCGCCAGCGCCAGATTGACCGAGGTGGTCGACTTGCCGACACCGCCCTTGCCCGAGGCGACGGCGATGATCGCGCCGACGCCGGGGATGCCCGCCTTGGCAGGCGGTCCGCCAGCCGGACGCGGAGCGTGGGAATGGCCTGCATGGGATGGCGCCTGCGGCTGCGGGCGCTGCACCGGCGCGCTGCCGGCAGCTGCCTTGCGGTCGGCCGTCAAAGCGACCATTGCCGCGGTGATCCCGGGAATGTCGCGCACCACGCGCTCGGCTGCAGCCCGCATCGGCTCCAGTTCCTTGGCGCGTTCGGCCGGCACGGTGATCGAGAAATAGGCCTTGCCGTCGGAGATGAAGACGTCAGACACAAGCCCGAGGTCGACGATGTTGCCTTCCATGCCCGGGCCACGCACCGTGCGCAGTTTTTCAAGCACCACTTCTTTCGTGACTTCCGGCATCGCGCCCTCTCATTCTTTTGTTATCTCTTAGATAGTCGAGGCTAGGCGCTTCGCCAATGCGACATAACGGAAAAAGCAAGGGCCACCACCCGCCTCGGTGTCCGTACATCCGGGATCACCTTTAAGCGGGCAGTGGCCCTTTTCATCGCGACCTTCGTGGGCGCTGTCTTCTTTTTAGTCCCCTCTGGACATGCCAATAGAGATGCAGGATGCGTGCCAGATTCACATCTGGCGAAAATAATCAGCAATTTCAAAAAGATAAACTCATACTCCGCTTATCGATCGGAGATGGCATATGCCCAGTTTCTGAGCAACCGTCTGCAAATCGTCCAATGATGGAGCAGATTGCCGGGATGACGGAACCTTGGCGACAGCATGCCGGGCTTCCCCAAGCTTCTTTCGATCGCATCAGGTCGAGGACATTCAGGAAGAGGCTTGCGGTGCAGGGCCGACTTGGGGCTAGCTGATGTAGCCCTTCTTCATCGCCTTCACGACCGCCTGGGTGCGGTTGACGGCGTCGAGCTTCTTGGTCACGTGGTTGAGGTAGTGGTTGACCGTATGTTCGGAGAGCCCGAGGATACCGGCGATCTCGGCGCTGGTCTTTCCGGCCGCCGTCCAGCTCAGGCACTGGATCTCGCGCTCGGATAGTGCGGCGCCGCTGCTCTTCCACACGGAGCCAATTTCAGCGAGACGGTTATAGACATGGATTGCAATCATCTGCAGTTCCATGGTCACCGTCATCGGCAGTTCGACCAGCGGGCCCATCAGGATGACCGCGCCACGGCCGCCCTCTGCGTCATGCACCGGGAAGTAGCTAGCCTGGAAGATGCCGTTTTCGCGCAGCATCGCGATGTATTCGGCCGCCATTTCCGGCTTGCCGCCCTCGCCCTCCCACGCCGCAAGCGTCACCTGGAACGGCGTCGTCGTCTCGCGCAGGCGGCGCACGCCGGTGCTGAAGCGCAGCATCGACAGGCTATCATACTTGTTCAGCAGTTCGGCCGGCATATTGGAGATGACGGTGCTCGCGGCAAGGCGCTCCACGTCGATCGAGGGGATCGAGCAGATCAGAAACGTCTTGAAGCCAAAGACCTGCGTGATCCGCCGCATG
The nucleotide sequence above comes from Ensifer sp. PDNC004. Encoded proteins:
- a CDS encoding magnesium transporter CorA family protein codes for the protein MITGYCADGTAVVLTPADPPESLRPDVIWVDLLEPSKAEDLMMEKLLGISIPTRDDLKDIEPSSRLYVEESAVFMTASLVFRSETEIPGLTDVGFILAGSRLVTIRYAEPRSFALFKASMHRFPGNCRDGAVVLTRLLETIADRTAEILEEAVTKIDDLSIAVFGDKAAGKRRPPHFLEARLRDVAGHHRLVAKTRDSLASLSRLLTFVYTVPQVQDDKETRELCRSISRDIQSLSEHAGFISGNITFLLDASLGLINVEQNAIIKIFSIASVVLLPPTLVASVYGMNFRVMPELEWQFGYPWAIAAMVISAVIPFFFFRWKGWL
- a CDS encoding Mrp/NBP35 family ATP-binding protein, which produces MPEVTKEVVLEKLRTVRGPGMEGNIVDLGLVSDVFISDGKAYFSITVPAERAKELEPMRAAAERVVRDIPGITAAMVALTADRKAAAGSAPVQRPQPQAPSHAGHSHAPRPAGGPPAKAGIPGVGAIIAVASGKGGVGKSTTSVNLALALKANGLKVGLLDADIYGPSMPRLLKISGRPQQIEGRLIRPMENYGLKVMSMGFLVDEEVAMIWRGPMIQSALLQMLREVAWGDLDVLVVDMPPGTGDAQLTMAQQVPLAGAVIVSTPQDLALIDARKGLAMFRKVEVPVLGIVENMSYFIAPDTGNRYDIFGHGGAREEAERIGVPFLGEVPLTMGIRETSDAGTPLVASDPAGEVARVYRDIATKVWEQVSAMQQDKSRAAPNIVFE
- a CDS encoding LuxR family transcriptional regulator; this translates as MPWNARMQDTMTTGMTEADLPRGGDFASEIAKLETQFDIIRYMRRITQVFGFKTFLICSIPSIDVERLAASTVISNMPAELLNKYDSLSMLRFSTGVRRLRETTTPFQVTLAAWEGEGGKPEMAAEYIAMLRENGIFQASYFPVHDAEGGRGAVILMGPLVELPMTVTMELQMIAIHVYNRLAEIGSVWKSSGAALSEREIQCLSWTAAGKTSAEIAGILGLSEHTVNHYLNHVTKKLDAVNRTQAVVKAMKKGYIS